The following proteins are co-located in the Nilaparvata lugens isolate BPH chromosome 14, ASM1435652v1, whole genome shotgun sequence genome:
- the LOC111043466 gene encoding zinc finger protein 771-like isoform X2 yields MESEMATVTVKKEDEEDEDDSSQQPAAVEDDCSQQHYLIPGYNMIFIKEDPYDEQEAEGSAVKSEPEMWPSNCSTSGRDYATEVGGLNEHSICPVEKCTESSVKKINLIKIKLYSCAHCSYETPNSANLKRHIRKHTTKKPFSCELCDFKSSQLVHFKRHIRTHTGEKPFSCEFCDFKSSWLGALKIHTRTHTGEKPFSCEFCDFKSARSSNLKSHMRTHTGEKSKNFQKYPQ; encoded by the exons ATGGCGACAGTTACTGTTAAaaaggaagatgaggaggatgaggatgatagCAGCCAGCAACCAGCTGCAGTGGAAGATGATTGCAGCcaacaacattatctaatccctggctacaacatgatcttcatCAAAGAGGATCCATATG ATGAGCAAGAGGCTGAAGGAAGTGCAGTGAAGAGTGAACCAGAGATGTGGCCTTCAAACTGCAGCACATCTGGCCGAGACTATGCAACAGAAGTGGGTGGACTGAATGAGCATTCAATCTGTCCAGTGGAAAAGTGCACTGAGTCATCTGTGAAGAAGATCAACTTGATCAAGATCAAGCTCTACAGCTGTGCTCACTGTAGCTATGAAACACCAAATTCTGCTAATTTGAAGAGACACATTCGAAAACACACTACaaaaaaacctttcagctgtgaGTTATGTGACTTCAAAAGTTCTCAGTTAGTTCATTTTAAaagacatatcagaacacacactggagaaaaacctttcagctgcgagttttgtgacttcaaaagtTCTTGGTTAGGTGCTTTGAAAATACATACTAGAACAcacactggagaaaaacctttcagctgcgagttttgtgacttcaaaagtgctaggtcaagtaatttgaaaagtcatatgagaacacatactggagaaaaatcgaaaaactttcaaaaatatcctcagtag